A stretch of Clostridium formicaceticum DNA encodes these proteins:
- the thiW gene encoding energy coupling factor transporter S component ThiW, which yields MHLKKLTTTALLTAIGTVSAHMFYIPVGVSKVFPVQHGINILAALIFGPKYAVAVAFSISLLRNLLGTGSLIAFPGSMIGAFLAGVLFKKTRKPQYALLGEVFGTGIIGAIASYPVAKFLMGRELAIFFFVGPFVLSSLVGAIIGYSIFNVLLKSVVINLYNHNRNGM from the coding sequence ATGCATTTGAAAAAGCTAACTACCACAGCTTTATTAACAGCAATTGGTACTGTAAGTGCCCATATGTTTTATATTCCTGTAGGAGTATCGAAGGTTTTTCCAGTTCAACACGGCATTAATATTCTAGCAGCGTTAATCTTTGGGCCTAAATATGCAGTGGCAGTCGCATTTTCAATTTCACTCTTAAGGAATTTACTGGGGACAGGATCACTAATTGCTTTTCCAGGAAGTATGATAGGTGCATTTTTAGCTGGTGTATTGTTTAAGAAAACAAGAAAACCTCAATACGCTTTACTGGGGGAGGTCTTTGGCACTGGTATTATTGGTGCAATAGCATCTTATCCAGTAGCAAAATTTTTAATGGGAAGAGAATTGGCTATATTCTTCTTTGTAGGCCCTTTTGTTTTAAGCTCATTAGTAGGCGCAATTATTGGTTATTCTATTTTTAATGTTCTTTTAAAATCTGTAGTAATCAACCTTTACAATCACAATAGAAATGGAATGTAG
- a CDS encoding aldehyde ferredoxin oxidoreductase C-terminal domain-containing protein encodes MSFPEAKILKVNLTNREIETIILDSDTYRLYPGGSALGVYLLLSNMTSQVEPLYGGPEYETCSTFGSYCGINDLTTISLANQMCNMYGLDTISCGATIAFAMECYEKGLLSTEDVDGIELRFGNKDVIPMIIEKIVYRQGIGELLSKGSKKAAEVIGKDAIKLSMTVKGQELPAHMPQFKPSLGLVYAVNPFGADHQSSEHDTWLVIPKDSFVRERLSKMGIWKGYEDSFSLDDEKVRFAFDTQCFYSMLDTLCLCQFAWGPSWQLYGPSEFIELCMAGIGWETSILELMRIGERRINMMRYFNKMEGFTKEDDVLPERIFEPFNDGPSKDICLNKIEFEKAKELYYEYAGWDKETGNPTDATLRKLSLGWLLNT; translated from the coding sequence ATGTCTTTTCCAGAAGCAAAAATCTTAAAAGTTAATCTTACTAATAGAGAAATTGAAACAATTATTTTGGATAGTGATACTTATCGTCTTTACCCTGGTGGATCTGCTTTAGGAGTATATTTGCTATTAAGCAATATGACTTCACAAGTTGAACCATTATATGGTGGCCCTGAATATGAAACATGCAGTACATTTGGATCATATTGTGGAATAAATGATCTTACTACTATTTCATTAGCAAATCAAATGTGTAATATGTATGGTCTTGATACAATTTCATGCGGCGCAACAATTGCATTTGCAATGGAATGTTATGAAAAGGGTTTGTTAAGTACTGAAGACGTTGATGGAATTGAATTGCGTTTTGGAAATAAGGATGTAATTCCTATGATTATAGAAAAAATTGTGTATAGGCAAGGTATTGGAGAATTATTGAGCAAAGGTAGTAAAAAGGCTGCAGAAGTTATTGGTAAAGATGCAATAAAACTGAGTATGACTGTTAAGGGTCAAGAATTGCCAGCACATATGCCACAATTTAAACCTTCATTAGGCTTGGTATATGCAGTAAATCCTTTTGGTGCTGATCATCAATCTAGTGAACATGATACATGGTTGGTGATACCGAAGGATAGTTTTGTAAGAGAAAGGTTATCAAAGATGGGAATATGGAAGGGATATGAAGATTCTTTTTCTCTTGATGATGAAAAGGTAAGGTTTGCATTTGACACGCAATGTTTCTACTCTATGCTGGATACTCTATGCCTATGTCAATTTGCTTGGGGCCCGTCTTGGCAGCTATATGGTCCAAGTGAATTTATAGAATTATGCATGGCTGGTATTGGCTGGGAAACATCCATTTTAGAGTTGATGAGAATAGGGGAAAGACGAATAAATATGATGAGGTATTTTAATAAAATGGAGGGATTTACGAAGGAGGATGATGTTTTACCAGAAAGAATATTTGAACCTTTTAATGATGGACCTTCTAAAGATATTTGTTTAAATAAAATAGAATTTGAAAAAGCAAAGGAATTATATTATGAATATGCAGGGTGGGACAAAGAAACAGGAAATCCTACAGATGCTACTTTGAGAAAACTATCTCTTGGTTGGTTATTAAATACTTAA
- a CDS encoding GNAT family N-acetyltransferase, with product MDCKIRPWRIDDAPCLSEALNNKKIHDNLRDGLPFPYTVRSAEEFITAMLNSDKDKTYAFAITIDDKAVGSIGVFRKDNIHQRTAEIGYYIAEPYWGQGLGTSAVKQVCRHIFDHTDIIRIYAEPFADNIASCRILEKSGFVCEGVLKKNAVKNGKVMDMKMYSLVKEKE from the coding sequence ATGGATTGCAAAATACGTCCTTGGAGAATTGATGATGCACCATGTCTTTCTGAAGCTCTAAATAACAAAAAAATCCATGATAATTTACGTGACGGATTACCGTTTCCATATACGGTTAGGAGTGCTGAAGAATTTATCACGGCTATGTTGAACTCTGATAAAGATAAAACCTATGCATTTGCTATAACCATCGATGATAAAGCAGTCGGAAGTATCGGCGTTTTTCGCAAGGATAACATACACCAGAGAACCGCAGAAATAGGCTATTATATCGCTGAGCCATACTGGGGGCAGGGGCTTGGAACGAGTGCTGTTAAACAAGTATGTCGTCACATTTTTGACCATACAGATATTATCCGGATTTATGCAGAGCCTTTTGCTGATAATATTGCTTCCTGCCGTATCCTTGAAAAGTCCGGTTTTGTTTGTGAAGGTGTTTTGAAGAAAAACGCAGTTAAAAACGGGAAGGTAATGGATATGAAGATGTATTCTTTGGTGAAAGAAAAAGAGTAG
- a CDS encoding GNAT family N-acetyltransferase, with translation MEIRKATIDDVKDISRIYALSWKFAYKGIIPQAYLDELKEDHWESAFIDWIKDDVLTAQIIFENSKPIGCVAYGKSRDKSLPDCGEIVSLYLLPKYFGKGYGNKLLDSALSDLKESGYESIYLWVLKDNGRARRFYEKKGMQCNNDEYVLEIMGEHLIDVRYVYSFKSCSK, from the coding sequence ATGGAAATCAGAAAAGCAACGATTGACGATGTTAAAGATATTAGTCGTATTTATGCTTTAAGCTGGAAATTTGCATATAAAGGGATAATTCCTCAAGCTTACTTAGATGAACTAAAGGAGGATCATTGGGAATCAGCATTTATAGACTGGATAAAAGATGATGTTCTAACTGCACAGATTATATTTGAAAATAGTAAGCCAATTGGCTGTGTTGCATATGGAAAATCCAGAGATAAGTCACTCCCAGATTGTGGAGAAATTGTTTCTCTATATTTGTTGCCGAAATATTTCGGTAAAGGATATGGTAATAAACTGTTAGATTCTGCATTATCAGATCTAAAAGAATCTGGTTATGAAAGCATCTACTTATGGGTATTAAAGGATAATGGACGTGCAAGGCGCTTCTACGAAAAGAAAGGGATGCAATGTAACAATGATGAATATGTTTTAGAAATTATGGGGGAGCACCTTATTGATGTACGATATGTTTATTCCTTTAAAAGTTGTAGCAAATGA
- a CDS encoding sulfite exporter TauE/SafE family protein: MTPVKIILGILILLSSRFLVIFIKDYVRFYREGKLEKVNIIFTSILAFIVNFLDALGIGSYASSTAVFKFTGMVKDKQIPGTLNVATMMPVLFQALIFITIIQVDIFTMITIIVCTMIGSYIGASIVSKLPERKIQIGMGFGLFAVAITMVLQILNIMPPGGNVTYLSGIKLGIAWVGAFILGITNCIGIGVYAPMMALLLSLGMSPIVIFPIMMGSCAFFQTICGTKFVQEGQYNRQVSMIYSTVGVVGVLVAAYIVKTLPVEILKKLVVAVVIYTSANMFRSAFKSPKHEIEEIENVEPETTHVSR; this comes from the coding sequence ATGACGCCTGTTAAAATTATATTAGGGATATTGATTCTTTTGTCATCACGTTTCCTTGTTATATTTATTAAAGACTATGTAAGGTTTTATAGAGAAGGAAAATTAGAAAAAGTTAACATTATATTTACTTCAATTCTTGCTTTTATAGTAAACTTTCTTGATGCATTAGGTATAGGAAGTTATGCGTCGTCTACAGCAGTATTTAAGTTTACTGGTATGGTTAAAGATAAACAGATTCCAGGTACATTAAATGTAGCTACTATGATGCCAGTTTTATTCCAAGCATTGATATTTATTACCATAATACAAGTAGACATTTTTACAATGATTACAATAATAGTATGCACTATGATAGGTTCTTATATAGGTGCAAGTATTGTTTCAAAATTACCAGAAAGAAAAATACAAATAGGAATGGGGTTTGGATTATTTGCAGTAGCCATAACAATGGTGCTTCAAATATTAAACATTATGCCTCCAGGAGGAAATGTTACATATCTTTCAGGTATTAAGTTAGGTATTGCATGGGTTGGAGCCTTTATATTAGGAATTACAAATTGCATAGGAATAGGAGTGTATGCTCCAATGATGGCATTACTGCTTTCATTAGGCATGTCGCCAATAGTTATATTTCCTATAATGATGGGATCATGTGCATTTTTTCAGACAATTTGCGGAACGAAGTTTGTACAAGAAGGACAATATAATAGGCAAGTTAGTATGATTTATTCTACAGTTGGTGTGGTAGGTGTTTTAGTTGCAGCTTATATAGTAAAAACCTTGCCCGTTGAAATTCTTAAAAAGTTAGTAGTAGCTGTTGTAATTTATACTTCTGCTAATATGTTTAGATCAGCATTTAAAAGTCCAAAACATGAAATTGAAGAAATAGAAAATGTAGAACCAGAAACTACACATGTAAGTAGATAA
- a CDS encoding ABC transporter substrate-binding protein: MLKEKLAVIGLIIILLFIFAGIFVPIVSANDPYTVDITQKLPKPCTEFPLGTDHLGRCMLSRLIYGIRTSLSTAIIATILMLAIGVPLGIVAGYTGGWIDNLIMRLVDIASTFPSGLCALGIVGVLGSSTVNIMLVFVLLWWAPFARIVRSTVIKLKEKEFVLAAVASGSSRVSIILKHIILNVISPIIVLATLRIAAVIMHVAGFSFIGLGSQPLTADWGVMLSDSRQYLTSQPLMLVWPGLAIMLAVFAFNMLGEGVKFSDGTDFNAEAVIFNLKRWVKNPRHASLTSVNVESMEAVDNYTVKIVFENGAYPILTELTYPRPVRFLSPSSITEDPGNPMGTFTKPVGTGQWMLESYEKDQEFTFVPNPYYWGEKPKIDRLKFKVIPDGQARALALQSGEIDILGGDLIGKIPMESLLELKNSGNFEISLVGTMCSHFIAFNQEVEAFQDKNVRLAMNYAINKKSIAEDIFDNIGLEANGLYQNGVPYTTIENNYGFSNDKEKAQKLLEAAGYIDTNGDGIPEKNGKNLEFNFVLTTAEFPERKSLAEFVQSELSSVGIMV; the protein is encoded by the coding sequence TTGTTAAAGGAAAAACTAGCAGTAATAGGATTGATTATTATACTGCTCTTTATATTTGCTGGTATTTTTGTACCGATTGTTTCCGCAAATGATCCTTACACGGTTGATATTACACAAAAATTACCTAAGCCTTGCACTGAGTTTCCTCTAGGAACAGATCATCTGGGCAGATGTATGCTGTCAAGGTTGATTTATGGAATCAGGACAAGCCTCAGCACTGCAATTATAGCCACAATTCTTATGTTGGCAATCGGAGTCCCACTTGGAATTGTTGCCGGCTATACAGGAGGGTGGATTGATAATCTTATTATGCGTCTTGTGGATATTGCATCAACTTTTCCATCGGGTCTTTGTGCCTTAGGGATTGTAGGTGTGTTAGGGTCAAGTACTGTAAATATCATGCTTGTTTTTGTTCTGTTGTGGTGGGCACCTTTTGCAAGAATTGTACGAAGTACCGTAATAAAGCTTAAGGAAAAAGAATTTGTATTGGCGGCGGTTGCTTCTGGAAGCAGTAGAGTTTCTATAATTCTAAAACACATAATCTTAAATGTGATTTCTCCAATTATTGTACTTGCTACACTTCGGATTGCTGCTGTTATTATGCACGTTGCTGGTTTTTCCTTTATCGGACTAGGTTCACAACCGTTAACGGCAGATTGGGGTGTTATGCTGAGTGATAGTAGACAGTATTTAACCTCACAGCCTTTAATGTTGGTTTGGCCTGGCCTTGCCATTATGCTTGCGGTATTTGCCTTTAATATGCTGGGAGAAGGGGTAAAGTTCTCAGATGGAACAGACTTTAATGCAGAAGCTGTAATCTTCAATCTAAAAAGATGGGTCAAGAATCCCCGACATGCAAGTCTGACATCGGTTAACGTAGAAAGCATGGAAGCTGTTGATAACTATACGGTGAAAATTGTATTTGAAAATGGAGCTTATCCTATTTTGACAGAGTTGACCTATCCAAGACCTGTGAGATTCTTAAGCCCTTCTTCAATCACTGAAGATCCAGGAAATCCAATGGGTACATTTACAAAACCAGTAGGTACAGGCCAATGGATGCTAGAATCCTATGAAAAAGATCAAGAATTTACCTTTGTTCCCAACCCATACTACTGGGGTGAAAAACCTAAAATAGATAGACTCAAATTTAAGGTAATACCAGATGGACAAGCTAGGGCTTTAGCTCTTCAAAGTGGAGAGATAGATATACTTGGAGGTGACCTTATTGGAAAAATTCCGATGGAGAGTCTTTTAGAGTTAAAAAACTCTGGTAACTTCGAGATTTCGCTAGTAGGAACAATGTGTTCCCACTTTATTGCATTCAATCAAGAGGTAGAAGCATTTCAAGATAAAAATGTTCGTTTAGCCATGAACTACGCTATCAACAAAAAAAGCATTGCAGAAGATATTTTTGATAACATAGGACTAGAAGCCAATGGTTTATATCAAAACGGTGTTCCTTATACGACGATTGAAAACAATTATGGATTTTCAAACGATAAGGAAAAAGCCCAAAAATTACTTGAGGCTGCGGGATATATTGACACAAACGGGGATGGCATTCCAGAAAAAAATGGAAAAAATCTTGAGTTTAACTTTGTGCTGACAACAGCAGAGTTTCCTGAACGGAAGTCACTGGCAGAGTTTGTTCAATCTGAACTTTCATCTGTAGGGATAATGGTATGA
- a CDS encoding YjdF family protein, which produces MKSYELKTKLTIFFEEPYWKGVFERFNNGKYEVSKIIFGCEPKNYDVYDFILKNYYSLKFSEPMLCNDKYEEKKVNPKRLQRKIRNELQNEGIGTKAQQAIKLQIEKNKTKGKHELKKKQEEEKRRKFELKQQKKKAKHKGH; this is translated from the coding sequence GTGAAAAGTTATGAATTAAAAACAAAGTTGACGATTTTTTTTGAGGAGCCTTATTGGAAAGGAGTTTTTGAAAGATTTAATAATGGGAAATATGAAGTTTCAAAGATTATATTCGGTTGTGAACCAAAGAATTACGATGTATATGATTTCATATTGAAAAATTACTATAGTTTAAAATTTAGCGAGCCTATGTTATGTAACGATAAATATGAAGAGAAAAAAGTAAATCCTAAAAGATTACAAAGAAAGATAAGAAATGAACTTCAGAACGAAGGAATAGGCACAAAAGCTCAACAAGCAATAAAGCTTCAAATAGAAAAAAATAAAACAAAAGGAAAGCATGAGTTGAAGAAAAAGCAAGAAGAGGAAAAAAGAAGAAAATTTGAATTAAAACAGCAAAAAAAGAAAGCTAAACATAAAGGACATTAA
- a CDS encoding class I SAM-dependent methyltransferase has protein sequence MLNQLFKYLKKPDLYVQSTSKFWDDEHISKGMLEAHLNPKREAASRCHDFIDKSVEWIAKIAPSSTYKNVLDLGCGPGLYAERLYKKGYEITGIDFSKRSINYARKKASEKNQDINYIYKNYMDINYKNEFELVILIYCDFGVLSDISRQVLLKKVYDSLKPGGKFIFDVFTLKEFEKKKESSTWYVSEKGGFWKPDKHICFESHFIYGGDVRLDQYVIIDKDEKVGVIRNWFKSYTKDTIIAEVKKAGFNKVDIYSDVTGKLYSDQSKTMCIVVEKTATSAIR, from the coding sequence ATGTTAAATCAATTATTCAAATATTTAAAGAAACCAGATTTATATGTACAAAGCACAAGTAAATTTTGGGATGATGAACATATTTCTAAGGGTATGCTAGAAGCTCATTTGAATCCTAAAAGGGAAGCAGCCAGTAGATGTCATGATTTTATAGACAAATCAGTAGAGTGGATTGCTAAAATTGCACCGTCATCAACCTATAAAAATGTCTTAGATTTGGGTTGTGGTCCTGGCTTGTATGCAGAGAGATTATATAAAAAAGGATATGAAATTACTGGAATTGATTTTTCTAAGAGATCAATTAACTATGCTAGGAAGAAGGCAAGTGAAAAAAATCAAGATATAAACTACATTTATAAAAACTATATGGATATTAATTATAAGAATGAATTTGAACTAGTGATTTTAATCTATTGTGATTTTGGTGTATTATCAGATATTAGTCGACAGGTTTTATTAAAGAAAGTCTATGACTCTTTAAAACCAGGTGGCAAGTTTATATTTGATGTTTTTACTTTAAAAGAATTTGAAAAAAAGAAAGAGAGCAGTACATGGTATGTAAGTGAGAAAGGTGGTTTTTGGAAACCAGACAAACATATATGTTTTGAATCTCATTTTATTTATGGAGGAGATGTGAGGTTAGATCAATATGTAATAATTGATAAAGATGAAAAAGTCGGTGTAATTAGAAATTGGTTTAAATCATATACCAAGGACACTATTATTGCAGAAGTAAAAAAGGCTGGCTTTAATAAAGTTGATATATATTCAGATGTGACAGGTAAATTATACTCTGATCAATCTAAAACAATGTGTATTGTAGTAGAAAAAACCGCCACTTCAGCGATACGGTGA
- the ltrA gene encoding group II intron reverse transcriptase/maturase — translation MYFAKETLAGHVGLDKLMQTSLRGIRQKAKQNKNHRFQNLYRLLNEETLIEAWRKINKNASAGIDKITAKEFKLNLRENIQEITSSLKDKRYRAKLVRRVNIPKGNDKTRPLGIPTISDKLVQRAVAQILEAIYEEDFLNCSYGYRPNIGAQQAIKDLTKELQFNKYSYIVEADIKGFFDNINHEWLIKMIEERVHDSALIRLITKWLKAGVIDGSHLVIHPAIGTPQGGIISPILANIYLHFALDLWFEKIVKPRCKGEAYLCRYADDFVCAFRYKKDAEKFYETLGYRLGKFGLELSKEKTNIIRFSRFRKEENTHFDFLGFEFRWGCPAREKISSREVLLRRN, via the coding sequence ATGTACTTCGCAAAGGAAACATTAGCCGGACATGTCGGGCTGGACAAACTAATGCAAACCTCACTGCGAGGAATAAGGCAGAAGGCAAAACAAAATAAAAATCACCGATTTCAAAATCTCTACAGGCTACTAAACGAAGAGACTCTGATAGAAGCGTGGAGGAAAATAAATAAAAATGCCTCAGCAGGAATCGATAAGATAACAGCTAAGGAATTCAAGCTAAATCTAAGAGAAAATATTCAAGAAATCACAAGTAGTCTGAAGGATAAAAGATATCGGGCAAAACTGGTTCGTAGAGTTAATATCCCGAAGGGAAATGATAAAACGCGTCCACTTGGTATTCCAACAATATCAGATAAACTAGTTCAGAGGGCTGTTGCCCAGATATTAGAAGCGATCTATGAAGAGGATTTCCTCAATTGTAGTTATGGGTATCGCCCTAACATAGGAGCTCAACAAGCGATCAAAGATCTAACTAAAGAGCTACAGTTTAATAAGTATAGCTATATAGTAGAAGCTGATATCAAAGGATTCTTCGACAATATCAATCATGAATGGTTGATCAAAATGATTGAAGAAAGAGTTCATGACAGTGCTCTTATCAGATTGATTACAAAATGGCTAAAGGCAGGAGTGATCGACGGCAGTCATTTAGTGATACATCCAGCTATTGGAACACCTCAAGGTGGTATCATTAGTCCGATTCTAGCGAATATATATTTACACTTTGCTTTAGATCTTTGGTTTGAGAAAATCGTTAAGCCCAGGTGTAAAGGTGAGGCTTACTTATGTAGATATGCTGATGACTTTGTATGCGCCTTTCGATATAAGAAGGATGCAGAAAAGTTCTATGAAACACTAGGATATAGATTAGGCAAGTTTGGATTGGAATTATCTAAGGAAAAGACCAATATTATCAGATTTTCGAGATTTCGCAAGGAAGAAAATACTCATTTTGATTTTCTAGGGTTTGAGTTTCGGTGGGGGTGTCCCGCAAGGGAAAAGATATCATCAAGAGAAGTACTTCTAAGAAGAAATTAA
- a CDS encoding flavin reductase family protein, protein MKTSIGAKNIIFPTPVFIVGTYGEEGKPNAMNVAWAGICGSSPPSIGIAIREQRCTYKNIMNRKAFTINIPSEIYIKEADYFDLVSGNKTDKFSDTGLTPIQSDKVDASYIEEFPFNAECELIETLQIGEHTLFVGQIIDIKVDADCIDKNDLPDIEKIKPLLFDPAAIRYNTVGKIAGKAFSIGKRILSHDN, encoded by the coding sequence ATGAAAACGAGTATAGGAGCAAAAAATATTATATTTCCAACACCAGTATTTATTGTTGGAACTTATGGTGAAGAGGGCAAACCTAATGCAATGAATGTAGCTTGGGCGGGAATTTGTGGTTCAAGTCCTCCAAGTATTGGGATAGCCATACGAGAACAACGATGTACTTACAAAAACATTATGAATAGAAAAGCTTTTACAATCAATATTCCTTCTGAAATTTATATAAAAGAGGCAGATTATTTTGACTTAGTATCAGGAAATAAAACAGACAAATTTAGTGATACAGGTCTTACCCCAATTCAAAGTGACAAGGTAGATGCGTCATATATTGAAGAATTTCCCTTCAACGCGGAATGTGAACTAATAGAAACCTTACAGATTGGGGAACATACACTATTCGTAGGTCAAATAATAGACATTAAAGTTGATGCAGATTGTATAGATAAAAATGATCTACCAGATATAGAAAAAATCAAACCGCTATTGTTTGATCCAGCTGCTATAAGATACAACACAGTAGGAAAGATTGCTGGAAAGGCTTTTTCTATTGGAAAACGAATACTTTCCCATGATAATTAA
- the thiM gene encoding hydroxyethylthiazole kinase translates to MEINNQLITILQEIKRQKPLVHHITNYVTVNDCANIVLALGGSPVMADDQDEVEEMVSIASALVLNIGTLNKRSMESFLIAGKKANEIGVPVILDPVGVGATNLRNEIVRRILKNVKLSVLRGNMSEIKNIYGIAASTKGVDSIDNPLDGGKEIALELAKRLQCTVVITGAVDIISDGGTVYYINNGHEMLTNITGTGCMSSSLIGLCCGTGKGSLHGAIAGMMIMGIAGEKAQSRLKEYEGLGSFKVYLMDAISKFSIEDIQERGKVNEIK, encoded by the coding sequence ATGGAGATAAATAATCAGTTGATTACAATTTTGCAGGAAATAAAAAGGCAAAAGCCCCTTGTTCATCATATTACAAATTATGTTACAGTTAACGATTGCGCAAACATTGTATTAGCTCTAGGAGGAAGCCCTGTAATGGCGGATGACCAAGATGAAGTTGAGGAAATGGTATCTATCGCATCTGCACTGGTACTAAATATTGGCACTTTAAACAAAAGATCTATGGAATCATTTTTAATAGCAGGTAAAAAAGCAAATGAAATAGGTGTTCCAGTGATATTAGATCCTGTAGGAGTAGGTGCCACAAATCTAAGAAATGAAATCGTTAGGAGAATATTAAAGAATGTAAAGTTATCGGTATTAAGAGGTAATATGTCAGAGATTAAAAATATCTATGGAATAGCAGCCTCTACGAAGGGAGTTGACTCCATAGATAATCCGCTAGACGGAGGTAAGGAAATAGCTTTGGAGCTTGCAAAAAGGCTTCAGTGTACTGTTGTAATAACAGGTGCAGTGGATATTATCTCAGATGGAGGAACGGTTTATTATATTAATAATGGACATGAAATGCTAACAAATATAACAGGTACAGGTTGCATGAGTTCCTCATTGATAGGACTTTGCTGTGGAACTGGGAAAGGAAGCCTGCATGGGGCAATCGCCGGTATGATGATAATGGGAATTGCAGGCGAAAAGGCACAATCCCGTCTAAAAGAGTATGAAGGTTTAGGAAGCTTTAAGGTTTACTTAATGGATGCAATCAGTAAATTTTCTATAGAAGACATTCAAGAAAGAGGTAAGGTTAATGAAATTAAATAA
- a CDS encoding group II intron maturase-specific domain-containing protein → MRKITDMLNQKFRGYYNYYGLIGNYKSLWKFYTIAMEILYKWLNRRSQRKSFNWNEFTRLMKWYGILKPKILESPNNQLELQY, encoded by the coding sequence ATGAGGAAAATAACTGATATGCTGAATCAGAAATTTAGAGGATATTACAATTACTACGGATTGATTGGAAACTACAAAAGTCTATGGAAATTCTATACCATCGCTATGGAAATCTTATATAAGTGGCTAAATAGACGAAGTCAGAGAAAGAGTTTCAACTGGAACGAATTCACTAGACTGATGAAATGGTATGGGATATTAAAACCAAAGATTTTAGAGAGCCCAAATAACCAGTTAGAATTACAATATTAA
- the thiS gene encoding sulfur carrier protein ThiS, producing the protein MEVTLNKDKVSIAENTTILELLHEKGYNDMIAIFINGKQLLQKEYENHVLKENDIIKVIRILGGG; encoded by the coding sequence ATGGAAGTTACTTTGAACAAGGACAAAGTTAGTATTGCTGAAAATACAACAATATTAGAATTATTACATGAAAAGGGATACAATGATATGATTGCTATTTTTATAAATGGTAAACAACTTTTACAAAAAGAATATGAAAATCATGTATTAAAAGAAAATGATATTATAAAGGTTATTCGAATCCTAGGGGGTGGTTAA
- a CDS encoding aspartate/glutamate racemase family protein, with translation MDKRLNGRQYGYLTSNNDSRFVRAINHQQVAGYSVGIVYIENVNYPMMPGNVVNAYTYDFPVRMRAVPNLTNERLFAADPTIANDIIATAKHMVEKEGVRAICSACGFFGNFHRRVAEALDVPVALSSLVQLPWIKSIIKPGQKVGILTANASAITPELFKNCCVEDFRNIVIKDMMHSENFSAVVDMRGYFDNGKAREEVVQAALELLEGDDDIGAILLECSDMPPYAAAIQEATQLPVFDFITLIKWLHNGTTQRPYSGWI, from the coding sequence ATGGATAAAAGATTGAATGGAAGGCAATATGGATATCTTACATCGAATAATGACAGCAGATTTGTTCGTGCAATTAATCATCAGCAGGTGGCAGGATACTCAGTAGGCATTGTATATATAGAAAATGTGAACTATCCTATGATGCCTGGAAATGTTGTTAATGCGTATACTTACGATTTTCCAGTACGAATGAGGGCTGTTCCTAATCTTACGAATGAAAGATTGTTTGCTGCGGATCCTACAATTGCAAACGATATTATTGCTACTGCTAAGCATATGGTGGAAAAAGAGGGAGTTAGGGCAATATGTTCAGCATGTGGTTTCTTTGGAAATTTTCATCGAAGGGTAGCAGAGGCACTTGATGTTCCAGTAGCTCTTTCTAGCTTAGTGCAGCTTCCTTGGATAAAAAGCATAATCAAGCCAGGTCAAAAAGTTGGCATTTTAACTGCTAATGCATCAGCTATAACCCCTGAATTATTTAAAAACTGTTGTGTTGAAGATTTTAGGAACATTGTGATTAAAGATATGATGCATTCTGAAAATTTTTCAGCCGTAGTCGATATGAGAGGTTACTTTGACAATGGAAAAGCAAGAGAAGAGGTGGTTCAAGCAGCTCTTGAACTGCTTGAAGGAGATGATGACATTGGAGCAATATTGCTTGAGTGTAGTGATATGCCTCCTTATGCAGCTGCAATACAAGAAGCTACACAATTGCCAGTTTTTGATTTCATTACTCTTATTAAATGGCTGCACAATGGAACAACTCAAAGACCATACTCAGGTTGGATTTAA